In the Cellvibrio sp. KY-GH-1 genome, TAGATTTAATTTACCCGGCCCGTCATCGCGGGTTAGCCCAGGCTATTTTGCACAGTGGTGGAGCCCTGGTGAGCGAGTTTCCGTTGGGAGTTAGTTCACAAGCGGCTAACTTTCCCCAGCGCAATCGAATAATCAGTGGGCTTTGCGGCGGAGTCTTGGTAGTTGAGGCAGCAGTTCAAAGTGGTTCGCTAATCACTGCTTCTTACGCGTTGCAGCACGATCGCGAGGTTTTTGCGATTCCCGGTTCTATCCACAGCCCGTTGGCGCGGGGTTGCCATCAGTTGATTCGACAAGGCGCTACGCTGGTAGAAACGGCTCAGGACATAGTTGATCAATTGGCCGGTTTGATTAGCTACAAGCGTCATGAAGCTGGCCGCGCTTTAATCGTGCGATCCCTGTTTGATGAACCGCAAACCAATGAGGTTGCCCCGGTGCTGGATGCCAGTGAACAGGCCTTGCTGGACGCGCTCGGCTTTGATCCTTTATCGCTGGATTTATTGGCAGAGCGTACCGGTGCCGACATAGGCAGTCTGTCTGCTGGCCTGATAACACTGGAAATCAAAGGTCTGGTACAGCAGATAGGTGCCTGCTATCAACGGATTTAATTCAATGACATACGAATCGGAGGCTGCCGCTTCAACCGCTAAGCTGGGATAATGGCGAAAGTGGTTATCTGCTTAAAAACTAAAGGTATTGTCCATGTTTGAATGGTCGCTCAATCCGCGTGTACAGTTCGCTGCCCGGCAAATGCGCTTGGGTGGGGTTGTGGCCTACCCTACTGAGGCCGTCTGGGGCTTGGGTTGCAACCCTCATGACGAAATGGCAGTTATGCAATTGCTGGAACTCAAGGATCGCCCGGTCGAAAAAGGAGTAATTTTACTGGCCGCGCATATCCGAATGTTTGAACCTTTGTTGTCTCACCTGGATGATC is a window encoding:
- the dprA gene encoding DNA-processing protein DprA, with protein sequence MQTLLNNSLAKHLLFLRLPETGAGTYWQLYEQGVDIETLLDKPATSLKSFLRPAALKALLAFRSGSLLTRRLEQDLAYIASQPDLHCLTFDDPLYPRLLREIPKPPPLLFVRGDPTCLSLPQVAIVGSRNPTASGTENAERFARYLAECGFAITSGLALGIDAAAHQGVLNAGGKTIAVMGTGIDLIYPARHRGLAQAILHSGGALVSEFPLGVSSQAANFPQRNRIISGLCGGVLVVEAAVQSGSLITASYALQHDREVFAIPGSIHSPLARGCHQLIRQGATLVETAQDIVDQLAGLISYKRHEAGRALIVRSLFDEPQTNEVAPVLDASEQALLDALGFDPLSLDLLAERTGADIGSLSAGLITLEIKGLVQQIGACYQRI